The genomic window TTCCTCGCATTCCTGAAGATTCCTGCCATGAGCCAGACCCAAGACACCGCGGCCCCGGCCGCCCCCAACCGTCGCGGCACGCTGCTGCGCGGACTGATCGTGATCGTCGTGCTGCTGCTGGCGGCACTGGCGCTGTGGTACTTCATGTTCGGCCGTTGGTTCGAAGAGACCGACGATGCCTACGTGCAGGGCAACCTGGTGCAGATCACTCCGCTGGTGGCCGGCACCGTGGTCGCCATCAACGCCGATGACGGCATGCGCGTGGAGCGCGGCCAGCTGCTGGTGCAGCTGGACCCGGCCGATACCTCGGTGGCGCTGCAGCAGGCCGAAGCCAACCTGGCCAGGACCGTGCGCCAGACCCGGGGCCTGTACCGCAGCGTGGAAGGCGCGCAGGCCGAGCTGAACGCCCGTCAGGTGACCCTCAAGCGCGTGCGCGAAGACTTCGCCCGCCGCCGGGACCTGGCCACCACCGGTGCCATTTCCAACGAAGAACTGGCCCATGCGCGCGATGAGCTGGCGGCGGCCGAAGCGGCCGTGGCCGGTTCGCGCGAGACCGTCGAGCGCAACCGCGCGCTGGTCGATGACACCGTGATCGCCACCCAGCCGGACGTGCAGGCCGCCGCCGCGCAGCTGCGCCAGGCGTTCCTCAACAACGCCCGCGCCGGCATCGTTGCGCCGGTCACCGGCTATGTTGCCCGTCGCTCGGTGCAGGTCGGCCAGCGCGTGCAGCCGGGCAATGCCCTGATGGCGGTGGTGCCGACCGAACAGATGTGGGTGGAAGCCAACTTCAAGGAAACCCAGCTGCGGCACATGCGCCTGGGCCAGGAAGTGGAGCTGAAGTCGGACCTGTATGCCGGCGACGTGAAGTACAAGGGCCGCATCGACAGCCTGGGCCTGGGTACCGGTTCGGCGTTCTCGCTGCTGCCGGCGCAGAACGCCAGCGGCAACTGGATCAAGATCGTGCAGCGCGTGCCGGTGCGCATCGCCATCGATGCCAAGCAGCTGGCCGAACATCCGCTGCGCATCGGCCTGTCGATGAAGGCCGAAGTCAGCCTGCGTGACCAGAAGGGCGAAGTGCTGCCGAGCGCGGCGGCCAAGGGCACGGTGTTCGACACCGACGTCTACGCCAAGCAGCTGCATGATGCCGATGACGTGATCCATACGATCATCCAGGGCAACCTGCCGCAGCAGACCAAGGCGGGCTGAGGTCGCCATGTCCGCACAAGCTCCAGCCGTGCCCGGAGGCCCGGGCGCACCGGCGGCGCCGGGTGCGGCCACCGGGTTCCTGCCGCCCAGCGTGGCCCTGTGCACCGTGGGTCTGGCGATGGCCTCGTTCATGCAGGTGCTCGACACCACCATCGCCAACGTTTCGCTGCCCACCATCGCCGGCAATCTCGGCGCCAGTTCGCAGCAGGCGACCTGGGTCATCACCTCGTTCGCGGTCAGCACCGCCATCGCACTGCCGCTGACCGGCTGGCTCAGCCGCCGCTTCGGTGAGCGCAAGCTGTTCATCTGGGCCACGCTGGCCTTCGTGATCACCTCGCTGCTGTGTGGCCTGGCCCAGAGCATGGGCATGCTGGTGGTGTCGCGTGCGCTGCAGGGGTTCGTGGCCGGTCCGATGTACCCGATCACGCAGTCGCTGCTGGTCTCGATCTATCCCCGCGAGAAACGCGGGCAGGCACTGGCGCTGCTGGCGATGATCACCGTGGTGGCACCGATCTGCGGGCCGATCCTCGGTGGCTGGATCACCGACAACTACAGCTGGGAGTGGATCTTCCTGATCAACGTGCCGCTGGGCGTGTTCGCCGCGCTGGTGGTGGGCAACCAGTTGAAGGGGCGTCCCGAGCACATCGAGAAGCCGAAGATGGATTACGTCGGCCTGGTCACCCTGGTGATCGGTGTCGGCGCGCTGCAGCTGGTGCTCGACCTGGGCAACGACGAAGACTGGTTCTCGTCGATGAAGATCGTGGTGCTGGCCTGCGTGGCGGTGGTGGCACTGACGGTGTTCCTGATCTGGGAACTGACCGACAAGGATCCGATCGTCGACCTGAAGCTGTTCCGGCACCGCAACTTCCGCGCCGGCACGCTGGCGATGGTGGTGGCCTATGCGGCGTTCTTCAGCGTGTCGCTGCTGATTCCACAGTGGCTGCAGCGTGACATGGGGTACACCGCGATCTGGGCGGGCCTGGCCACGGCGCCGATCGGCATCCTGCCGGTGATCATGACGCCGTTCGTGGGCAAGTACGCCTCGCGGTTCGACATGCGCCTGATTGCTTCCTTCGCGTTCGTGTTCCTGTCCTTCACCAGCTTCCTGCGTTCAGGCTTCAACCTGCAGGTGGACTTTGCCCATGTGGCCGGCGTGCAGCTGATCATGGGCATCGGCGTGGCGCTGTTCTTCATGCCGGTGCTGCAGATCCTGCTGTCGGACCTGGATGGGCGCGAGATTGCCGCAGGGTCGGGCCTGGCCACCTTCCTGCGCACGTTGGGCGGCAGCTTCGCTGCGTCGCTGACGACCTGGCTGTGGGCGCGCCGCACCCAGGTCCACCATGCCGACCTGACCGAACACATTTCGGCCTACCAGCCGGGCATGCAGGACCAGGTGGCGGCGATGGGGCAGGGCAACCTGCAGCAGGGCGCGGCCGTGCTCAACACCATGATCAACCACCAGGCATCGCAGATGGGCTTCAACGACATCTTCTTCCTGCTGGGCTGGGTGTTCCTGGCGATCATCACGTTCCTGTGGCTGGCCAAGCCGCCGTTCGGCGCAGGTGCGGGCGCGGCATCGGCGGGTGGACATTGATCGGTCGTTGCCGTTGAAACGCAGAAACCCCGCCGGAAGGCGGGGTTTTTTTGTGCCGCGCTGCGCGCGCGTCAGGCGTGGTGCCGGCGATCGCCGGGCATGAAAAAACCCGCTTGCGCGGGTTTGATCATTTGCTGAGTCATGGTGCCCAGGAGAGGACTCGAACCTCCACGAAGTTGCCCCCGCTAGCACCTGAAGCTAGTGCGTCTACCAATTCCGCCACCTGGGCGACTCAGGAGGAGAATTTTGCAGCAAGGCTTTTCATGTGTCAACAACCTTTCACACTTTTTTCTGCGGCTGCACGCCCAGGTGCTGAAGCAGGCTGCGCATCGCCGGTGACAGCTGCATCCAGCTGGAAAAACACACGCACAGCCGGCGCTGTGCCCACGCGTCGGCCAGCGGCACCGCCACCGTATGCGTGCTGCGCCGATGCTGGCGCGCGATGGTGCGTGGCACGACGCCGACGCCGATGCCATGGCCCACCATGGTGCTCAGGCCGTCGAAGGTTTTCATGCGGATGCGGACGTCCAGCCGGCGGCCGGCCTCGTCGGCGCGCTCGTGCACATAGGTCTGCAGCGCATTGCCGTCGGCCAGTGCGACGAAGGCTTCGCCCAGCACCTCGACGAACGCGAGCGAACGCCGTGCGGCCAGGCGATGGCCAGCAGGCAGCAGCATCACCAATGGATCTTCGGCCACTACATGCCGCTGCAGGCCTTCGGCCGGCACCGCATCGCTGATGATGCCGGCTTCGGCCTGGCCTGCGCCGAGGGCGCGCACGATATCGTCACTGGTGCGCTCATGCAGTTCCACATGCAGGCGTGGGCGCAGTGCCAGCCAGGGCGCAAGCCGGGCCGGCAGGTAGTTGGTGAGTGCGGCCGTGTTGGCATACAGGTGCAGGGTGCCGCGCGCGCCCTGGGCGAAGGCTTCCAGCTCGCCGCGCAGCTGCGCCTGCTGCTGCAGGATCAGCCGCGCATGGTGGGCGAGGGCCGCGCCGGCTTCGGTCAGGCTGACCCCGCGCGGGTGCCGGTTCAACAATGCGCTGCCGGCGTCGGCTTCGATCGCGCGCAGCCGTTCACTGGCCGAACCCAGGGCCAGGTTCGCCCGCGCGGCACCGGCGGTGATGCTGCCTGCTTCGGCGACCGCCAGGAACAGGCGCAGATCGGCGATGTCCATCCGCATGTCAGTGCTCCGCGTGGCACCCCGCCTTCGGCGGGTCCGAAGGCTCGGCCGGGAAGACCGCATTGTGCGCCGTGCGACGGCCCGATCCAATGGCGGCATGAACGAGACGATGTACTTCCATGCGCTGCTGGTGGCGGTGTTCCTGCTGGCCGGAGTGGTCAAGGGCGTGACCGGCATGGGCCTGCCGACCGTGGCCATGGGCCTGCTGGGCGGGGCGCTGTCGCCGGTGGCGGCCGCCTCGATGCTGTTCATCCCCACCTTCGTGACCAATGCCTGGCAACTGCTGTGCGGGCCGTCGCTGGGACGGATCCTGCGCCGCTTGTGGCCGATGATGCTGGCGGTGGTGGTGGTGACGCTGGGCGCGGCTGCACTGCTGGTACGGGTGGACCGTGATGCCTCGCGCACGGCGCTGGGCGTCGCGCTGGTGGTCTATGCGGCGTATGCGCTGGTGGCGCCGGTGTTTCATGTGCCGGCGCGCCGCGAGCGCTGGCTGGGCCCGCTGGTCGGGGCGGTATCCGGGGTGGTCACCGGCGCCACCGGCGTGTTCGTGATGCCGGCGGTGCCGTACCTGCAGTCGCTGGGCCTGCAGCGCGACGAGCTGGTGCAGGCACTGGGCCTGGCATTCACCGTGTCGACGATCTCATTGACCGCCGGGCTGGCGTTGCAGGGGGCGTTCGGCGTACAGCAGCTTGGCCTGAGTGCTCTGGCGGTGGTGCCAGCGCTGGCCGGCATGTGGCTGGGGCAGGTGATCCGCCAGCGCATCAGTGCCCGGGTGTTCCGCGCGTGCTTCCTCGGTTTCCTGCTGCTGCTCGGGCTGGAGCTGGCGCTGCGCCCGCTGTTCTGATTACGTTCGCGGCCGGCTCTTGTAGAGTCGAGCCATGCTCTACTGCTGTGAGGATCAGTCGAGCATGGCTCGACTCTGCAAAGGCCAAATCGCAGGCAAGAAAAAACCCGCTTTCGCGGGTGTTTTTCTTTCTCGACATGGTGCCCAGGAGAGGACTCGAACCTCCACGAAGTTGCCCCCGCTAGCACCTGAAGCTAGTGCGTCTACCAATTCCGCCACCTGGGCGTCGAGGAGGAGAATTATGCGGTGCAGTGAAGGATGTGTCAACACCCGCGCACCACGTCGGTGACGACCCGCGCGACGACGGGCGGTGCCTGCCTGCCGCCGGCGAACAGGCAAAAAAAATCCCCGCCGGAGCGAGGAGTTTTTTCGTTGGTGCCCAGGAGAGGACTCGAACCTCCACGGTTTTACCCGCTAGTACCTGAAACTAGTGCGTCTACCAATTCCGCCACCTGGGCGTTCCAGAGGCGCAATTGTGAAGATGAATTGGCAGGCTGTCAACGACTTTCCGAAGATTTCCAATGCGATGCCTCCAACCGTGTTCCTGACCCGTTCTGCACGCGCGCAGCGGCTACCATGGAGGGCGATGACTACCAAAAAACCAAGCAAGGGCGGGAGCAAGTCCCGCAGTCCAGCCCCGAAGAAGGGCGCAGCGCCGGGCACCGCCCGCACCACCAAGCCGGGCAAGCCATTGCCGGGCTGGCTCCCCGAACTGGCCGACGGCGGTGCGCCGCCACGCGGCCGCGGCCGCCGCAGCGCCGATGCGCCCGGTCCTGCGCCCGGCCGCAAGCTGCCGCCGGCCGGCAAGGTGATCGACGACCCCTATGCGTCGCGCGAGGCCGAGAAGTACGAACAACCCATTGCCAGCCGCGAGGCGATCCTGGCCCTGCTGGAGCGTTGCGAAGGCCCGCAGACCGCTGAGGAACTGGGCGCGCGCCTGGGCCTGACCGCACCGGACCGCGCCGAGGCCTTGTCACGCCGGCTCGGCGCGATGGTCCGCGACGGCCAGCTGGTGCAGAACCGTCGCGGCGGCTTCGCGCCGATCCAGACCCTGAACCTGGTCACCGGCGTGGTGATCGCCAACCCGGAAGGGTTCGGCTTCCTGCGCCCGGTCGAGGGCGGCGACGATCTGTTCCTGCCGCCCTACGAAATGCGCAAGGTCATGCACGGTGACAAGGTGCTGGCGCGCGTGACCGGCATCGACCACCGCGGTCGCCGCGAAGGCAGCATCGCGCGCGTGCTCGAGCGTGGCATGACCCGCCTGATCGGTCGCTTCAGCGTCGAGATGGGCATCAATTACGTGGTGCCTGATGACAAGCGCATCCAGCGCAACGTGCAGGTGCCGCCCGACCAGACCGGTGGTGCCCGCGATGGCCAGCTGGTGGTCTGCGAACTGACCCAGGCGCCGGACAGCCGGCGCCCGCCGATCGGCCGCATCATCGCCGTGCTGGGCGACAAGCTGACCGCCTCGCTGGTGGTGGAGACCGCCATCCACGGTCACGAGCTGCCGTTCGAGTTCCCGCAGGCGGTGCTGGACGAAGCCGCCGCGGTACCGCTGGTGGTGGAGCCGGCGATGATCGGTGGCCGCGTCGATCTGCGCAGTACGCCGCTGGTCACCATCGATGGCGAAGACGCCAAGGATTTCGACGACGCGGTGTACTGCGAGCCGAATGCCGATGGCTTCCGCCTGGTGGTCGCCATCGCCGATGTCTCCAACTATGTGCGGCCGGGCACCCCGCTGGACGAGGAAGCGCAGAAGCGCGCGACGTCGGTCTATTTCCCCGGCTTCGTGGTGCCGATGCTGCCGGAGACGCTGTCCAACGGCATCTGCTCGTTGATGCCGAAGGTCGACCGCATGTGCTTCGTCTGCGACATGCAGATCGACCGCGACGGCGTGGTGACCCACTCGCGCTTCTACGAAGCGGTGATGAACTCGCACGCACGCCTGACCTACACCCAGGTGTGGCAGGCGGTGGGCGAGGACGATGCCGGCGCCAAGGCCTTCATCGGCGACCTGCTGCCGCAGGTGCAGCGCCTGCACCAGCTGTACAAGGTGCTGGCCAAGGCGCGGGCCAAGCGTGGCGCCATTGAATTCGAGAGCAGCGAAGTGCGCTTCGTGCTCGACAACCGCGGTGAGGTCACCCAGGCCGGCATGCTGGTGCGCAACGATGCGCACAAGCTGATCGAGGAGTGCATGATCGCCGCCAACGTGGAAGCCGCGAAGTACCTGTTGTCGCGCCGCGTGCCGGCACCGTACCGGGTGCATGAAAAGCCGCCGGAGACCAAGTTCGCGGACCTGCTGGAGTTCCTCAAGGAGTTCAAGCTGAGCCTGCCGCCGTGGTCGAAGGTGCGCCCGGGTGATTACACCAAGCTGCTGAAGAAGATCCGCGATCGTCCCGACGCGACGCTGCTGGAATCGGTGCTGCTGCGCAGCCAGAGCCTGGCGGTGTACAGCCCGGACAACAACGGTCATTTCGGCCTGGCGCTGGAGGCGTACGCGCACTTCACCTCGCCGATCCGCCGCTATCCCGACCTGCTGGTGCATCGGGCGATCAAGCACGCGCTGTCGGGCAAGCCGCTGGATGCGTTCACCTACAACGCCCGCGAGATGGCCGCGCTGGCACTGCAGTGCTCCGAGCGGGAGCGTCGCGCCGACGAAGCCGAACGCGAGGTCGATGAGCGCTACCGTGCCGCGTGGATGGAAAAGCACGTGGGCGGCCAGTTCGACGGCGTGATCAGTGGCGTGACCAGTTTCGGCCTGTTCGTCGAGCTGGACGAGTCGAAGGTGCAGGGCCTGGTGCACGTCACCCAGTTGCCGCAGGACTATTACTCGTTCGATGCCACCCGCAAGACGCTGACCGGCGAACGCCGTGGCGGCAGCTACCGGCTGGGCGATCGCGTGCGCATCCTGGTATTGAAGGCCAGCATGGAGGAGCGCAAGATCGATTTCCGCCTGGTCGAGCACAAGGGCGAAGAGGAGGTCGAGAGCCCGGCCCCACTGCCCGCGCGCGGCAAGCCCGCCAAGCGCAGCAAGAAGCCGTATTGAGCGACGGCCGTGGTGGTGCCGGCCACTGGCCGGCATCCCCGGCCCGGCAGTGCCAACCCCGGTTGGCACGACACTTCGGAGGAACGCACCATGCAGGGCCAACCCGAATACAGCGGTGGCTGCCAGTGCGGCGCGATCCGCTTCCAGGCGCGCGGCGAGCTGACCGACAGCTCGATCTGCCACTGCCGGATGTGCCAGAAGGCCTTCGGTGCGTATTACGCACCGCTGGTGTCGGTGCGCGGCGTGCAGTTCAGCTGGACCCGCGGCCAGCCGCGCTACTTCCAGTCATCCAACGCGGTACGACGGGGTTTCTGCGCCGACTGCGGCACGCCGCTGACCTATGAGGCCCCCGATGGCACGGCCGTGGCGGCCGGCGCGTTCGATCAGCCCGAGCGCCTGCCGCCCACGCTCCAGTATGGCGTCGAGCGCAAGCTGCCCTTCGTCGACGCGCTGGCGCGACTGCCGGCACGGCGCACGGAAGATGACGTGGATGCGCTGGAGTTCCTGGCCACGATCGTCTCCCACCAGCATCCCGACCACGACACCCCGCACTGGCCGCCACGCACGCGAGGCTAGCGCCGGGCCACGCCCGGCGCGCGCGCAGCGCGGCAGGGGAGCGGGTGGATCAACCGCCGCCGGGCATGGCCCGGCGCTACCGGAAGGTTGGGTGGTGGTAGCGCCGGGCCATGCCCGGCGAGCGCGCAGCGCGGCAGGAAAACGGTAGATCAACCGCCGCCGGGCATGCCCCGGCGCTACCGGAAGGTTGGGCGGTGGTAGCGCCGGGCCATGCCCGGCGAGCGCGCAGCGCGGCAGGAAAACGGTAGATCAACCGCCGCCGGGCCACGCCCGGCGAGCGCGCAGCGCGGCAGGGGACGGGTGGATCAACCGCCGCCGGGCATGGCCCGGCGCTACCGCAAGGGCCGGGCGCGGAGCGCGGCTGCCCGCGATGCTCTACCATAGCCACCCCCTTTCCGGTCCCGCCCGCATGAGCAAGAACAGCCAGTGGATCGTCGGCGTCAACGCCGTCGCCTCCTCCATCGAGAACGACGCCGAGAACGTCCGCGAAGTGCTGGTCGAGGCCGGAGCGAAGAACCCGCGCCTGGTCGAAATCGAGGAAAACGCCCGCCGTAAGGGCATCGACGTGCGCAAGGTCAACAGCCAGGCGCTGGACGGTGTCGGCGGTTCGGTACGCCACCAGGGGGTGGCCGCGCGCTATGCCGCCGCCCGCACCTACAGCGAGAACGAGCTGGAAGGGCTGGTCACCGCGGCCGACGGCAAGGCGCTGCTGCTGGTGCTGGATGAAGTGCAGGATCCGCACAACCTGGGCGCCTGCCTGCGCTCGGCCGCTGCGGCCGGGGCCACCGCCGTGATCATTCCCAAGGACAAGTCGGCCACGGTGAACGCCACCGTGCGCAAGACCTCGGCCGGTGCCGCCGATCTGATCCCGGTGGTGGCGGTGACCAACCTGTCGCGCTGCCTGAAGGACCTGCAGAAGCAGGGCGTGTGGATCTACGGCCTGGCCGGCGAAGCCACCGCGTCGCTCTACCAGCTGGACCTGAAGGGCAACATCGCCCTGGTGCTGGGCGGCGAAGCCGACGGCCTGCGCCGGCTGACCCGCGAGAACTGCGATGGCCTGGTCAAGATTCCGATGCCGGGCGAGATCGAGAGCCTGAACGTCTCCGTCGCCGCCGGCGTCAGCCTGTTCGAGGCCGTGCGCCAGCGCGGCTGATCGGCAGCGGGTAGCGCCGGGCCATGCCCGGCGGTTTACCCGTGGCCACGCGTGGCGCGCCGCGCCCCGCGCTCGCCGGGCATGGCCCGGCGCTACCGAAGATCCACGCATCGCGGGGAGTGCTTTACCCCGCGCTGCCGCCCAGCGCCTTGAACAGGGTCACGTCGTTGTTCAGCTGGCTCTGCCGCACCCGGGCCAGTGACAGTTCCGCGTCGCGACGGGTCTGCTGCGCTTCCAGCCAGGTGCGCAGGTCGGTGGCACCCACGCGGTAGCGCACTTCCTGCGCGCGCTCCACTTCCACCGCTTCATCGTACGAGGCCTGCGAGGCGGCGACCTGGCGGGTCAGCTGCTCGCGTGCCGACAGCGCGTTGTCCACTTCGGAAAGCGCGGTGTACAGCGTCTTGCGGAAGTTGGTCGCGGCGATCTGGTAGGCGGTACCGGCGATGTCCGTGTCCAGCTGCGCGCGCTGCAGGTTGAGGAACGGCAGCGACAGGCCCGCGCCCAGTGTCGCCACCGGGTTGCGCAGCACATCGCCCAGCGAGGTCGCACTGGAACCGAGGCTGCCGGTCAGGCTCAACGCAGGGTAGTACTGGGTTGCGGTGACCCGGATTGTCTTCAGGCTGTTGCGCAGGCGCAGCTCGGCGGCGCGCAGGTCGGGGCGGCGACCGAGCAGGTCGGCCGGCAGGCCTTCGCTGATGGCCGGGCTGCGCGCGTCCAGCAGGTTTTGCGGTTCGTCCTGCTGCGGCCAGGGGGTGCCGTCCAGCAGCACGGTCAGTGCGTTGCGCACTTCCACCCGCTGCTGTTCCAGCGCACTCTGCGCCGAGCGCTGCGATTGCAGGTTCTGCAGGGCCTGGCGCACTTCCAGCCGCGACACCGCGCCGGCATCGAAGCGCGCCTGCACCAGGTCGCGGGTGCGCTCCAGCCGCTCCAGGTTGGCCTGGCCGGTGGCGATCGACTGGTTGAGGTAGGCCAGCGCCCAGTACTGGCTGACGACGTCGCCGATCACCAGCAGCGCGGTGTTCTGCCGGTCCTCCTCGCTGGCCTCGGCCTCCCAGCGGGCGATGTCGCGCTGGGTGCGCAGGCGCCCCCACAGGTCGATCTCCCACCCCAGCGACACGCCGGTGGAGTAGCTGCGGCGCCAGTCGTCGGCCTGGTCGGTGGCGCGGCTGCCGCTGCCGCTCACGCCCGAAGAGGACGGCTGCGGCCACAGCGCGTTGCTGGCCAGCCCGGCCTGCAGGCGGGCGCGCTGCACGGCCAGGCCGGCGGCGCCGAGGTCGCTGTTGGCGGCCAGTGCGCGTGCGACCAGGCGGTCCAGACGTTCATCGCCGAAACCGGTCCACCAGGTGTCCTGGCGGATGTCGCGGGCAGGGGTGTCGAGGCTGCTGCGCGGGTCGTCGGCGGGCGTGTTGAGGCGCGCGTCACCGCGGCCATAGGTGGCGGCAACCTCCGGCGCCTGGACCGGGTAGCGCCCGGTCGAGGCACAGGCGGACAGGGCCAGCAGCACGGCGCCGGCCAGCAGCAGCCGCGAGCGGCGGGGAGAACAGAGGGGCATCATGGTCTTCATTCGCGGGCCAGGGCCTCCACCGGGTCGAGCTGGGCAGCGCTCCGCGCCGGCAGGAAACCGAATGCAACGCCGATCAGGGTCGAGCAGGCGAAGGCGGCAATGATGGAAGCGGTGGAGAACACCATCTGGAAGTCACTGGCGAAGCGGCCGATCAGCACACCCATCAACAGCGCCAGGCCGATCCCCAGCAGGCCGCCGAGCAGGCAGACCAGCACGGCTTCGATCAGGAACTGCCGGCGGATGTCGCTCTGCCGGGCGCCCACGGCCATGCGCACGCCGATCTCGCGGGTACGCTCGGTGACTGACACCAGCATGATGTTCATCACGCCGATGCCGCCGACCAGCAGCGCGATGGCCGCGATGGCGCCGATCAGCAGGGTCATGGTGCGGGTGGTCTGTTCGATGGTGTCGCGGATCTCGGCGCTGTTGCTGAGGAAGAAGTCCTCGGTGCCATGGCGCATGGTCAGCAGGCGGGTGACCGCTTCCTGCGCCGCGTCCATCGGTGTTTCATCGTTGACCCGCACGGTGATGCTGGAAACGTGGCGCTGCCCGAGCATGCGCGACATCACCGTGGTGTAGGGCACGAACACGCCCAGGCTGGTGCTGCCGCCGAAACCGAAGCTCTGCTTCTTGGCCACGCCGACCACCCGCACCGGCACGTTGCCGAGCAGGATCACCTGGCCGATCGGGTCGCTGTCGGGGAAGAACTGGGTGCGCGTGTTCTCGTCGATCACCGCGACCTGGGCCAGGCCCTTCACCGCATCGGTGTCGAAGAAGCTGCCACTGAGCAGGCTGACACCCTTGACCCGGAAGTACTGCTCGCCGACACCGCTGATCTGCGCGGTGGCCGATTGGTTGCGGTAACGCGCGGTGGCCGAACTGGACACGCTGGGCGTGGCGCTGTCCACGTAGCTCTGCCGTGACAGGGCGTCGGCGTCGCTGGCCTTGAGGGTCTGCACCCGCGCCGAACGCATGTCGCCAAACCCGCGGCCGGGGTAGACATCGATGGTGTTGGTGCCCAGCGCGCTGATGTTCTGCAGGATCTGCTGCTGCGAGCCGTTGCCCAGCGCCACCACCGATACCACCGAGGCGATGCCGATGATGATGCCGAGCATGGTCAGGAAGGTGCGCAGGCGATGGGCGTTCATCGCCAGCAGGGCCATGCGGAACGCCTCGGTGAAGCGGTCACGTGCTGCTTGCCAGCTGCTGCCGTGGGCCACGCCTGCACTGGGTTCGCGCCGGGCACGGTAGCTGGGCGCGTTCGGGTTGGTCCGGTCGGCGATGATCTCGCCGTCGCGGATCTCGATGATGCGCTGCGCGTGCTCGGCCACGCTCATGTCATGGGTGACGATGATGATGGTGTGGCCCTCGGCGTGCAGCTCGCCAAGGATGGCCATCACTTCCTCGCCGGATTTCGTGTCCAGCGCACCGGTCGGTTCGTCGGCCAGGATCACCTCGCCACCGTTCATCAACGCACGCGCGATCGATACGCGCTGCTGCTGGCCACCGGACAGCTGGCCGGGCTTGTGGTGCAGGCGGTCGGCCAGGCCCAGCCGCTGCAGCAGCTGCTCGGCACGCGCGGTGCGCACCGCGCCGGGGCTGCCGGCATAGACCGCCGGCACGGCCACATTGCCGCGCGCGTCCAGGTCGCCCAGCAGGTGGTAGCGCTGGAAGATGAAACCGAAGTGCTCGCGGCGCAGCTCGGCCAGTTCGTCGGGCGCCATCTTCCCTGTCTCACGGCCGGCCACCTGGTAACTGCCGCGGGTTGGACGGTCCAGGCAGCCGAGGATGTTCATCAGCGTGGACTTGCCCGACCCGGACTGGCCGACGATGGCCACCATCTCGCCGGCGTGGATATCCAGGTTGACGTCGCGCAGCACGGCGATGACGTCCTCGCCGGCCGGGAATTCACGGCGCAGGTCGCGCAGGCGCAGCAACGGCACCGTCGTGCTCATCGGCGTGGGCCCATGCCCGGGCCGCCGACCCGCATCTGCATGCCGCCACGGCCGCCACCGCTGGCGGCGGCAGCGCCGCCTTCGCCGACCACCACGCGCTCGCCTTCCGCCAGGCCGGACAGGATCTCGACGTTGGCGCCGTTGTTGATGCCGACCTTGACCCTGCGCGGCTGCGGCTGGCCCCGGTTATCGACCACGCGCACGATGCGGCCGCCATCGCGGGCCTTCGGCCCCAGCGCCACCGCCGGCACCATCAGCACGCCCTTGGCCTGTTTCAGCAGCACCGAGACCTGCGCGGTCATGTCGATGCGCAGGGTGCCATCCGGATTCTCCACGTCGAACAGCGCGTTGTAGTAGACCGCGCTGCTGGAACTGGAACTGGACGAGCTGCTGGAACTGGACGAACTCTCGCTGGCGATCGAGGCCGGCGCCGGATTGATCTGGCGCAGCGTGGCGTGGTACCTGCGGTCGGGGTCGCCCAGGGTGGTGAAGTACACCGGCATGCCGGCCTTGATCTTGACCACGTCGGCTTCGGACACCTCGGCGTTGACGGTGACCACGTCCAGCCGCGCCAGCATGACGATGGTCGGCGCGGTCTGGTTGGCATTCACCGTGCGGCCTTCTTCGGCCACCACCGCGACCACGGTGCCGTCCATCGGCGCCACGATGCGGGTGTAGGCCAGGTTGGCGCGGGCGGTGCCCAGCTCGGTTTCGCGGCCCTTGATCTGCGCTTCGTAGGACTGCAGCTGGGCGCGGGCGGTCTTCAGCTGCGCTTCGGCGGCGTCGTACTCCTGGCGCGACGTGGCCTCGGCGGCCA from Stenotrophomonas sp. 704A1 includes these protein-coding regions:
- the rnr gene encoding ribonuclease R; translated protein: MTTKKPSKGGSKSRSPAPKKGAAPGTARTTKPGKPLPGWLPELADGGAPPRGRGRRSADAPGPAPGRKLPPAGKVIDDPYASREAEKYEQPIASREAILALLERCEGPQTAEELGARLGLTAPDRAEALSRRLGAMVRDGQLVQNRRGGFAPIQTLNLVTGVVIANPEGFGFLRPVEGGDDLFLPPYEMRKVMHGDKVLARVTGIDHRGRREGSIARVLERGMTRLIGRFSVEMGINYVVPDDKRIQRNVQVPPDQTGGARDGQLVVCELTQAPDSRRPPIGRIIAVLGDKLTASLVVETAIHGHELPFEFPQAVLDEAAAVPLVVEPAMIGGRVDLRSTPLVTIDGEDAKDFDDAVYCEPNADGFRLVVAIADVSNYVRPGTPLDEEAQKRATSVYFPGFVVPMLPETLSNGICSLMPKVDRMCFVCDMQIDRDGVVTHSRFYEAVMNSHARLTYTQVWQAVGEDDAGAKAFIGDLLPQVQRLHQLYKVLAKARAKRGAIEFESSEVRFVLDNRGEVTQAGMLVRNDAHKLIEECMIAANVEAAKYLLSRRVPAPYRVHEKPPETKFADLLEFLKEFKLSLPPWSKVRPGDYTKLLKKIRDRPDATLLESVLLRSQSLAVYSPDNNGHFGLALEAYAHFTSPIRRYPDLLVHRAIKHALSGKPLDAFTYNAREMAALALQCSERERRADEAEREVDERYRAAWMEKHVGGQFDGVISGVTSFGLFVELDESKVQGLVHVTQLPQDYYSFDATRKTLTGERRGGSYRLGDRVRILVLKASMEERKIDFRLVEHKGEEEVESPAPLPARGKPAKRSKKPY
- a CDS encoding GFA family protein is translated as MQGQPEYSGGCQCGAIRFQARGELTDSSICHCRMCQKAFGAYYAPLVSVRGVQFSWTRGQPRYFQSSNAVRRGFCADCGTPLTYEAPDGTAVAAGAFDQPERLPPTLQYGVERKLPFVDALARLPARRTEDDVDALEFLATIVSHQHPDHDTPHWPPRTRG
- the rlmB gene encoding 23S rRNA (guanosine(2251)-2'-O)-methyltransferase RlmB; this translates as MSKNSQWIVGVNAVASSIENDAENVREVLVEAGAKNPRLVEIEENARRKGIDVRKVNSQALDGVGGSVRHQGVAARYAAARTYSENELEGLVTAADGKALLLVLDEVQDPHNLGACLRSAAAAGATAVIIPKDKSATVNATVRKTSAGAADLIPVVAVTNLSRCLKDLQKQGVWIYGLAGEATASLYQLDLKGNIALVLGGEADGLRRLTRENCDGLVKIPMPGEIESLNVSVAAGVSLFEAVRQRG
- a CDS encoding efflux transporter outer membrane subunit, producing MKTMMPLCSPRRSRLLLAGAVLLALSACASTGRYPVQAPEVAATYGRGDARLNTPADDPRSSLDTPARDIRQDTWWTGFGDERLDRLVARALAANSDLGAAGLAVQRARLQAGLASNALWPQPSSSGVSGSGSRATDQADDWRRSYSTGVSLGWEIDLWGRLRTQRDIARWEAEASEEDRQNTALLVIGDVVSQYWALAYLNQSIATGQANLERLERTRDLVQARFDAGAVSRLEVRQALQNLQSQRSAQSALEQQRVEVRNALTVLLDGTPWPQQDEPQNLLDARSPAISEGLPADLLGRRPDLRAAELRLRNSLKTIRVTATQYYPALSLTGSLGSSATSLGDVLRNPVATLGAGLSLPFLNLQRAQLDTDIAGTAYQIAATNFRKTLYTALSEVDNALSAREQLTRQVAASQASYDEAVEVERAQEVRYRVGATDLRTWLEAQQTRRDAELSLARVRQSQLNNDVTLFKALGGSAG